A single window of uncultured Pseudodesulfovibrio sp. DNA harbors:
- a CDS encoding class I SAM-dependent methyltransferase, giving the protein MWEKIWDEIYSAKEWGKYPSESVIRFVARNYYGVEDRRSVRILDIGCGSGAISWYLGREGFNGYGIDGSAVAVKRAEERFKRNGLKGEFTVGDFQNLPYEDGFFDAVIDGYALCSNNKQVHMATLKEVDRVLKPEGKFYSIMPQISCTGFGFGKKVDDYVYTEIPIGCFHGLGTVYFFDYAEIENQFSLFDIEDVQEQTHSFHYRTIKQSDWIVHCKKKS; this is encoded by the coding sequence GTGTGGGAAAAGATTTGGGATGAAATATATTCTGCAAAAGAATGGGGTAAATATCCTAGTGAGAGCGTTATTCGCTTTGTAGCTCGTAATTATTACGGGGTTGAAGATCGGCGTTCTGTGCGAATTTTAGATATTGGCTGTGGAAGCGGCGCAATTTCATGGTATTTGGGCAGAGAAGGTTTCAATGGATATGGCATTGATGGATCCGCAGTTGCTGTCAAGCGAGCTGAAGAACGTTTTAAGCGTAATGGCTTGAAAGGAGAATTCACTGTAGGTGATTTTCAGAATTTACCATATGAAGACGGTTTTTTTGATGCAGTGATTGATGGCTACGCCCTGTGTAGTAATAATAAACAAGTTCATATGGCAACATTGAAAGAAGTTGATAGAGTTTTGAAGCCAGAAGGTAAATTCTATTCAATAATGCCACAAATATCATGTACAGGATTTGGCTTTGGTAAAAAAGTTGATGATTATGTATATACAGAAATACCAATAGGGTGTTTTCATGGTTTGGGAACGGTATACTTTTTTGATTATGCAGAAATTGAGAATCAGTTTAGTTTGTTCGATATTGAGGATGTTCAAGAGCAAACTCATTCTTTTCACTATCGGACCATAAAACAATCTGACTGGATTGTTCATTGTAAGAAAAAAAGTTAG
- the feoB gene encoding ferrous iron transport protein B, whose product MAEYTIGIAGNPNCGKTTMFNSLTGARQHVANWPGVTVEKKIGHIQTNGDSIVMVDLPGTYSLTAYTQEELVARNFLVDERPEVVIDIMNADALERNLYLAVQIMELGVPLVLGLNMMDEVRSSGKQIDSERLSKLSGCAVVETVARNDQGTQDLLKATLELAKEQNGAWKPLNISYGPDLDPVLDDMVKLIEAENFLTEKVPARWTGIKYLERDEDVVVKGRMINTALSDKLEAMAREVADHTEKTLKARPDALIADHRYGFIAGMIKDVVSYPVLDEDRISRSDQMDKVLTHRFLGPAIMLGIVYLIYKITFTVGEIPMGWLEMLFGWMGDTAYNALPDGHLRSLVVSGIIDGVGGVLGFVPLIMFMFLMISALEDSGYIARMAYMLDRIFKIFGLHGTSVLPFIVSGGIAGGCAVPGVMAARTLRSPKEKLATLFVAPYMTCGAKVPVFLMLTAAFFPHNAATVMLMITLCAWVMALIVARALRSTVIKGASTPFVMELPPYRMPTMRGVLIHTWERTWEYAKKAGTVILGISILLWAMMTFPQLPEERLAHYESMRSTAQTEEAIVQIDNTESEEAIRHTYAGRIGTALEPISKLAGFNWRVNIALTGGFAAKEVIVSTLGTAYSLGEVDAEEAQPLSDRLVADPLFTKASALALIIFTMLYAPCFVTVVTMARESSWKWAAFSVVGSTTLAFGMAVAVYQIAKTIL is encoded by the coding sequence ATGGCAGAGTATACCATTGGCATCGCAGGCAATCCCAACTGCGGCAAAACCACTATGTTCAACTCCCTGACCGGAGCACGGCAACACGTTGCCAACTGGCCCGGTGTTACCGTTGAAAAAAAGATCGGCCACATCCAAACCAACGGCGACTCCATTGTCATGGTGGACCTGCCGGGCACCTACTCTTTGACTGCATACACACAAGAAGAACTGGTTGCCCGTAATTTCCTCGTAGATGAACGGCCGGAAGTCGTCATCGACATCATGAATGCCGATGCTCTTGAACGAAACCTCTATCTGGCTGTCCAAATTATGGAGTTGGGTGTTCCGCTTGTACTCGGCCTCAACATGATGGATGAAGTTCGCAGCAGCGGTAAACAAATCGACAGTGAACGACTTTCCAAACTCTCAGGTTGTGCTGTGGTGGAAACTGTAGCCAGAAACGATCAAGGCACACAGGATCTTCTGAAAGCGACTCTGGAACTTGCCAAAGAGCAAAATGGTGCATGGAAACCTTTGAACATTTCCTACGGGCCAGATCTTGACCCTGTTTTAGATGACATGGTCAAACTTATCGAAGCTGAAAACTTTCTTACCGAAAAAGTTCCAGCCCGTTGGACCGGCATCAAATACCTTGAACGCGACGAAGATGTGGTCGTCAAAGGACGAATGATCAACACGGCCCTGTCCGACAAACTCGAAGCCATGGCTCGTGAGGTTGCCGACCACACAGAAAAGACTCTCAAAGCCAGACCGGATGCACTCATCGCCGACCATCGCTACGGATTCATCGCAGGCATGATCAAGGACGTCGTATCCTACCCAGTGCTTGACGAAGATCGCATCAGCCGTTCAGATCAAATGGACAAGGTACTCACCCACCGCTTCCTTGGTCCGGCTATCATGCTCGGCATCGTTTATCTCATTTATAAGATAACATTCACTGTGGGAGAAATTCCCATGGGTTGGCTGGAAATGCTTTTCGGATGGATGGGCGACACTGCATACAACGCCTTACCTGATGGGCACCTTCGCTCTCTGGTTGTTTCCGGCATTATTGATGGTGTCGGAGGCGTCCTCGGATTCGTCCCGCTCATCATGTTCATGTTCCTGATGATTTCAGCATTAGAAGATTCTGGCTACATCGCCCGTATGGCATACATGCTTGACCGCATCTTCAAGATCTTCGGACTCCATGGCACGTCAGTATTGCCCTTCATCGTTTCCGGAGGCATTGCTGGTGGTTGTGCCGTTCCCGGCGTCATGGCCGCCCGCACACTGAGAAGCCCAAAAGAAAAACTCGCCACGTTGTTCGTCGCTCCTTATATGACCTGCGGAGCCAAAGTCCCTGTTTTCCTCATGCTGACCGCTGCCTTTTTCCCGCACAATGCTGCCACGGTCATGCTCATGATCACCCTGTGCGCTTGGGTAATGGCCCTTATCGTGGCCCGTGCTCTGCGCTCGACCGTCATCAAGGGAGCTTCCACGCCATTCGTCATGGAACTGCCCCCCTATCGCATGCCCACAATGCGTGGAGTACTTATCCACACCTGGGAACGCACATGGGAATATGCCAAAAAAGCGGGAACAGTCATTCTCGGCATTTCCATTCTATTGTGGGCCATGATGACTTTCCCACAACTGCCGGAAGAACGCCTCGCCCACTATGAATCTATGCGCTCGACCGCTCAAACCGAAGAAGCCATTGTACAGATAGACAACACTGAATCCGAAGAAGCTATCCGACACACCTATGCAGGACGTATCGGCACAGCTCTGGAACCCATTTCAAAACTGGCCGGATTCAATTGGCGTGTAAACATTGCTCTGACCGGCGGCTTTGCAGCCAAGGAAGTCATTGTGTCAACTCTGGGAACTGCATATTCACTCGGCGAAGTTGATGCTGAAGAAGCTCAACCTCTGTCTGACAGACTCGTAGCAGACCCTCTGTTCACAAAAGCCTCAGCCCTCGCTCTTATCATCTTCACCATGCTCTATGCCCCCTGCTTCGTGACAGTCGTCACCATGGCGCGGGAATCAAGTTGGAAATGGGCGGCCTTCAGCGTTGTAGGCTCGACAACACTTGCATTCGGCATGGCGGTCGCCGTTTATCAAATTGCCAAAACGATTCTCTAA
- a CDS encoding 2-amino-3,7-dideoxy-D-threo-hept-6-ulosonate synthase, with protein sequence MHLGKAIRMERIMNRNNGRTIVVPLDHGVTVGPIYGLVDLRETVNQVAEGGANAMLMHKGIPRCSHRAGGKDIGLIIHLSASTSLSPHPNAKTLVGTVSDALKLGADAISVHVNLGDETESHMLSDLGALCSEANEWGMPVLAMMYARGPKIENEYDPQVVAHCARVGVELGADIVKVNYTGDTESFKTVVEGCCVPVVIAGGPKLESDRDLVQMVYDSIQAGGSGLSVGRNIFQHKNPAKIVAALNKIVHENWDVDAAMKLL encoded by the coding sequence ATGCATCTCGGAAAAGCCATTCGCATGGAACGCATCATGAATCGTAACAACGGTCGCACCATCGTTGTCCCTCTGGACCACGGCGTAACTGTCGGACCCATTTATGGGCTGGTTGACCTGCGGGAAACCGTGAATCAAGTAGCCGAAGGCGGTGCCAACGCCATGCTCATGCACAAGGGAATTCCCAGATGTTCCCACCGTGCCGGCGGCAAAGACATCGGCCTGATCATCCACCTGTCAGCGTCAACATCGCTGTCTCCACACCCCAATGCCAAAACTTTGGTGGGTACGGTTTCAGACGCCCTCAAACTTGGTGCAGACGCCATATCCGTTCACGTAAATCTGGGAGATGAAACCGAATCGCACATGCTGTCAGACCTTGGCGCCCTCTGCTCCGAAGCCAATGAATGGGGGATGCCTGTCCTTGCCATGATGTATGCACGCGGTCCTAAAATAGAAAACGAATATGATCCGCAAGTCGTGGCCCATTGCGCCAGAGTTGGCGTCGAGTTAGGTGCAGACATCGTCAAGGTGAACTACACTGGCGACACCGAATCCTTCAAAACAGTCGTTGAGGGATGCTGTGTCCCTGTGGTCATTGCAGGTGGGCCCAAGCTGGAAAGTGACCGGGATCTCGTGCAGATGGTCTATGATTCCATTCAAGCCGGTGGTTCAGGGCTGTCTGTAGGCAGAAATATCTTCCAGCACAAAAACCCGGCAAAAATCGTAGCCGCATTGAATAAAATAGTTCATGAAAATTGGGATGTGGATGCAGCTATGAAACTGCTGTAG
- a CDS encoding acylneuraminate cytidylyltransferase family protein, with protein sequence MKRYGFIFARGGSKGVPGKNIRPLGGIPLIGHAIKAGQDSGLLDRIIVSTDDEAIADTARQLGAEVPFMRPTELAQDSSPEWLAWRHAINAVDDFDIFVSLPCTAPMRIGDDVRRCIETFERDKCDMVITARKAERHPSFNMITVDTAGYATIAMPTGTDFIRRQEAPPVFDMTTVCYVTTPNFILKHDAVFQGKVKMVEIPPERAVDIDTELDFAFAEFLMERNS encoded by the coding sequence ATGAAACGATATGGATTCATTTTTGCCAGAGGCGGCTCCAAGGGCGTACCAGGAAAAAACATTCGCCCTCTTGGCGGCATCCCACTCATTGGTCACGCTATCAAAGCAGGTCAAGACTCCGGTTTGCTAGACCGAATTATCGTGTCTACAGACGACGAGGCCATCGCTGACACCGCTCGGCAACTCGGTGCGGAAGTTCCCTTCATGCGACCGACAGAACTGGCCCAGGATAGCAGCCCTGAATGGTTGGCATGGCGACACGCCATAAACGCCGTGGATGATTTCGACATATTCGTTTCTCTCCCTTGTACCGCCCCCATGCGTATCGGAGACGATGTACGTCGCTGTATCGAAACATTCGAAAGAGACAAGTGCGATATGGTCATCACAGCACGTAAAGCTGAACGACATCCTTCTTTCAACATGATAACAGTGGACACTGCCGGATACGCAACCATTGCCATGCCCACAGGTACGGACTTCATACGTCGCCAAGAGGCCCCCCCGGTTTTTGACATGACCACAGTTTGTTATGTTACCACCCCAAACTTCATTCTCAAACACGATGCCGTCTTTCAAGGCAAAGTTAAAATGGTAGAGATACCACCAGAGCGAGCCGTAGATATCGACACGGAACTCGACTTCGCCTTTGCTGAATTTCTTATGGAGCGAAACTCATGA
- a CDS encoding gfo/Idh/MocA family oxidoreductase, which produces MKALIIGYGSIGARHAQILDSLGYSLACVTSNPSCPYPIFSTIAEAIQTTSPSLAIISNATVEHLPSLTMLMDTGFTGLILVEKPLFDEPYALVPPRDTIRVAYNLRFHPLVTRTRELLTGQTILNAQFHVGQYLPDWRPGTDYTTSYSASRAQGGGVLRDLSHELDLSCFLLGCWKRVTAIGGHFSDLRIDSDDQFSILMETAGCPAVTIHMDYLSRTTRRGFVITTQEFCLQADFITGTLTMDTTTEEFSIDRNTTYENQLRAMMVDNPHLCSFEQGMNVVQLIQAVEKSAHANTWITAP; this is translated from the coding sequence ATTCATTGGGCTACTCTCTAGCGTGCGTAACCAGCAATCCAAGTTGCCCTTACCCGATCTTCTCAACTATAGCCGAGGCCATACAAACAACTTCGCCTTCACTGGCTATCATTTCCAATGCCACAGTCGAACATCTTCCAAGTCTGACTATGCTTATGGACACTGGCTTTACCGGACTTATCCTGGTTGAGAAACCCCTATTCGATGAACCATACGCACTCGTTCCTCCACGCGACACCATTCGGGTGGCGTACAATCTTCGCTTTCACCCACTGGTCACACGCACACGAGAGTTGCTCACGGGTCAAACGATTCTCAACGCACAATTTCACGTTGGCCAATACCTGCCCGACTGGCGGCCCGGCACAGATTACACGACCAGCTATTCAGCCAGCCGTGCGCAAGGCGGTGGGGTACTACGAGATCTGTCGCATGAACTCGATCTGTCCTGTTTTCTTCTGGGATGTTGGAAACGCGTCACAGCCATTGGTGGTCATTTCAGCGATCTCAGAATCGACTCCGATGATCAATTTTCCATCCTCATGGAAACCGCTGGTTGCCCTGCCGTCACCATCCACATGGACTACCTGAGCAGGACCACACGTCGAGGATTCGTCATCACCACGCAAGAATTCTGTCTCCAAGCTGACTTCATTACAGGAACGCTTACGATGGATACTACAACGGAAGAATTTTCCATTGACCGAAACACCACATATGAAAATCAACTCAGGGCCATGATGGTCGATAATCCGCACCTTTGTTCGTTTGAACAAGGTATGAACGTCGTCCAATTAATCCAAGCTGTTGAAAAAAGTGCACACGCTAATACCTGGATAACGGCACCATGA
- a CDS encoding amino acid adenylation domain-containing protein produces MTLSQNTLLIDGFIKNSSLYPDNKALYVDGIEYTYQMLANRIDSTSKRITQLDNHCKLIGVYAYRSIHMYTGILSALHSGNGYVPLNPIFPQSRVLAAIDKSGINIIITDADHLNELLDMLGDQEQEFTIIVLGNLPHLETVAQNITISSLDESELEASAHTHLVSPEVKPSEIAYLLFTSGSTGTPKGVGITHTNAVSMVTNSIQKFSFTSVDSFTQLFDFTFDLSVFDIFIPLTVGGAIFCVPQPEVMLPINFVNKHKISVWFSVPAVAVFLSKFKLLKQESLPHLRLSLFCGETLLETTAQNFAAAAHNSKIFNLYGPTEATVYFTDYEYNPKTPLPADCQGCVPIGTPLPGLDVAVVDETLTPVPTGDIGELCLGGNQLAPGYWKNKTLSDEKFCKLNTNIRKRDNRWYRTGDLVRFDNNCDLIFIGRIDNQIQIAGYRVELGEIEHVLRTGSNVEHLVVVGFQEDPEAPIELIVFYSGSPEIDFEAISNKNLPTYMRAKRYIQVETMPLNSNGKVDRKALVTMMKKNECKRS; encoded by the coding sequence ATGACTCTGTCGCAGAACACTTTACTCATCGACGGTTTTATAAAGAATTCTTCTTTGTATCCCGACAACAAAGCCCTGTACGTTGATGGTATCGAATATACATATCAGATGTTGGCTAACAGAATCGACAGCACATCAAAACGCATTACCCAGCTTGACAATCACTGCAAACTCATTGGTGTATATGCCTATCGTTCGATTCACATGTATACGGGAATCCTTTCAGCTCTCCATAGTGGAAACGGATATGTTCCTCTCAATCCAATCTTTCCGCAAAGTCGTGTACTTGCTGCCATAGACAAATCCGGCATTAATATCATCATCACTGATGCTGACCACCTCAACGAACTTTTAGATATGCTTGGTGATCAGGAACAGGAATTTACGATCATTGTTCTTGGAAACCTGCCCCATCTCGAAACGGTTGCACAGAATATTACCATTTCCTCTTTGGACGAATCAGAACTAGAAGCTTCGGCACACACCCACCTTGTCTCACCTGAAGTCAAACCAAGCGAAATCGCATATCTTCTCTTTACTTCCGGCAGCACCGGAACCCCCAAAGGTGTTGGGATAACTCACACAAATGCAGTCAGCATGGTGACAAATTCCATCCAAAAGTTTTCATTCACTTCTGTTGATTCATTTACACAACTTTTCGATTTCACCTTTGATCTTTCCGTCTTTGATATCTTCATTCCTCTGACGGTCGGGGGGGCCATTTTCTGCGTGCCTCAACCAGAAGTTATGCTTCCAATAAATTTTGTGAATAAACATAAAATATCAGTATGGTTCTCTGTTCCAGCAGTCGCTGTTTTTCTTTCAAAATTCAAACTCCTCAAACAAGAATCATTGCCTCATCTCCGTCTTTCCCTTTTTTGTGGAGAGACTCTCCTAGAAACAACTGCACAAAATTTTGCGGCAGCAGCACATAATTCAAAAATCTTCAATCTCTATGGGCCCACAGAAGCGACCGTCTATTTTACAGATTACGAATACAATCCTAAAACGCCGCTCCCCGCCGACTGTCAAGGTTGCGTCCCGATTGGAACCCCACTGCCTGGGCTTGACGTTGCCGTTGTCGATGAGACTTTGACACCCGTACCAACCGGAGATATCGGAGAACTTTGCTTGGGAGGCAACCAATTGGCGCCAGGCTATTGGAAAAATAAAACACTGAGCGATGAAAAATTCTGCAAATTGAACACCAATATCAGAAAAAGAGACAACAGGTGGTATCGTACCGGCGACTTGGTCCGCTTCGATAACAACTGTGACCTAATTTTCATTGGCCGCATCGATAATCAAATCCAAATTGCAGGATATCGAGTGGAGCTTGGTGAAATCGAACATGTTCTTCGCACAGGCTCAAATGTTGAACATCTTGTTGTTGTTGGATTCCAAGAGGACCCTGAAGCTCCTATCGAACTCATTGTCTTCTACAGCGGTAGCCCCGAAATTGATTTCGAAGCAATTTCCAACAAGAATCTCCCGACTTACATGCGAGCAAAACGCTATATCCAAGTCGAAACCATGCCCCTTAACTCAAACGGAAAAGTTGACAGGAAAGCTCTTGTCACCATGATGAAAAAAAATGAATGTAAAAGATCTTAA
- a CDS encoding AAC(3) family N-acetyltransferase: protein MNVKDLKQFIFTKYCDKLTKLDIHSASELADDFDIIASGLIDSMSFLALQLEFEATLGNGMDLSLAGDGPLSTLETMAFCMGGEKHQHTVTIKEWEEALKNTGITSGDMLVIHSGLQHLGSFENDLDGFLQGIFNVIGSQGTIMVPAGNIPVFKNDAFDKQNTPAIPSLGVFPEFVRTRPGATRNNNPLDGACALGAKAEDLMSGENTYAYADDSPWQKAIDQNAKLLCAGIDLSYASIVHTTEFREKVPYRNTLEFKHTYTDNGLTDTRSYYLYARNPETTHYDFGKLKAYPAIIEDVKKASVGHGTIEVYNTQTVIKTAMAALRQNPEAFLAQ, encoded by the coding sequence ATGAATGTAAAAGATCTTAAGCAATTCATCTTCACAAAATATTGCGACAAGCTGACCAAACTTGATATCCATTCTGCATCAGAACTGGCTGACGATTTTGATATTATCGCCTCTGGACTCATTGACTCCATGAGCTTCCTTGCATTGCAATTAGAATTTGAAGCAACCCTCGGAAATGGAATGGATCTCAGTTTAGCTGGCGATGGTCCACTCAGTACCCTTGAAACCATGGCCTTCTGTATGGGTGGCGAAAAACACCAACATACAGTTACGATAAAAGAATGGGAAGAAGCGCTCAAAAATACGGGCATTACATCTGGGGACATGCTTGTTATTCATTCCGGCCTTCAACATCTTGGTTCTTTCGAAAATGACCTTGATGGTTTTCTCCAAGGAATTTTCAACGTCATTGGCTCTCAAGGAACGATTATGGTTCCGGCTGGCAATATACCGGTATTCAAAAATGATGCTTTCGATAAACAAAACACTCCTGCCATTCCTAGCCTTGGTGTTTTCCCCGAATTCGTCAGGACGCGTCCAGGTGCCACAAGAAATAACAATCCTCTTGATGGTGCATGTGCATTAGGAGCCAAAGCCGAAGATCTCATGAGTGGGGAAAATACATACGCGTATGCAGACGACTCTCCATGGCAAAAGGCCATCGATCAAAATGCCAAACTCCTCTGTGCTGGTATTGACTTAAGTTACGCTTCTATTGTTCACACGACAGAATTCCGAGAAAAAGTTCCCTATCGCAACACTCTTGAATTCAAGCACACGTATACTGACAATGGATTGACTGACACACGTTCTTATTATCTCTACGCGAGAAATCCAGAGACAACGCATTATGATTTTGGCAAACTAAAAGCATATCCGGCAATCATTGAAGACGTAAAAAAAGCGTCAGTCGGACATGGAACAATCGAAGTATACAATACTCAAACGGTTATCAAAACAGCTATGGCCGCACTTCGACAAAATCCTGAAGCCTTTCTTGCTCAATAA
- a CDS encoding RidA family protein produces the protein MSDIKLIHTDTAPAAVGPYSQATTANGMLFVSGQLGIIPGEGKLAEGFEAQTKQALENMKAILEEAGSSLEKVVAVDVFVMDMGKFADLNAIYSEYFTEHKPARAAIQVAGLPLGGMVELKCIALVD, from the coding sequence ATGTCCGACATCAAACTGATCCACACTGACACTGCTCCGGCCGCTGTCGGTCCTTACTCTCAGGCAACAACGGCCAACGGTATGTTGTTCGTCTCCGGCCAGCTCGGCATCATTCCCGGAGAAGGCAAACTCGCGGAAGGATTCGAAGCTCAAACCAAACAGGCTCTCGAAAACATGAAAGCCATTTTGGAAGAAGCCGGTTCCTCCTTGGAAAAAGTTGTGGCCGTTGATGTATTCGTCATGGATATGGGCAAATTTGCTGATTTGAATGCCATTTATTCCGAATACTTCACTGAGCACAAACCAGCCCGGGCAGCCATTCAGGTTGCTGGCCTGCCATTAGGTGGCATGGTTGAGCTTAAATGCATCGCTCTTGTGGATTAA
- a CDS encoding FeoA family protein: protein MSQDFCLRKAKVNQKLKIKTVAAEGELGRRIRDMGLISGTEVHVIGKAPLKDPVALRLKDFTLTLRNSEADHITVTLLED from the coding sequence ATGTCTCAAGATTTTTGTTTAAGAAAAGCCAAGGTCAATCAGAAACTCAAAATTAAAACCGTTGCCGCTGAGGGAGAACTTGGTCGACGAATTCGAGACATGGGTCTCATCTCTGGCACAGAAGTTCATGTTATCGGCAAGGCACCACTCAAAGACCCTGTTGCCCTACGACTCAAAGACTTCACACTCACCTTGCGCAACAGCGAAGCAGATCACATCACCGTCACCCTGTTGGAGGATTAA
- a CDS encoding surface carbohydrate biosynthesis protein — translation MEIATRELDGMLYFALNLASRGYPVLLGERMVNQYVKSTTAPICYFDSDQHQPTNKKILENGGIVFNLNAEGLSLIGSPDQLIDNYTKVAPYTTKLCMWGEEQTQLISSHLPEDQQSKVIPTGYPSFDLLKKEFVPLYKDKSITDEYGENFILINTNFYFYNHKMGFKNYIKMLSSMDEWKCYGEEGLQDYLENINTYQKDLLNEFNSMVKHIAEALPDHTIIIRPHPVENATVYEQEFSTLKNIFVTNKGGVRNWIASAKAVIHHDCTTGIEAMLLSIPVIQFRPIFDESITSQLSGKIGHQTVTAEEVLKTLNNCDSITESTRQTQTISPYLHTIQNDSASILADLVQTNCPHDHTWLPEPLGLWGDIKCWRKHLSKLIRAHQPGRNGQKVRYALDKFPRLTRSMVLNRMAEIQNIRPNLPQVDVTELCLNTFLIQPA, via the coding sequence ATGGAAATCGCAACTCGCGAACTTGACGGCATGCTTTATTTTGCCCTCAACCTTGCCTCTCGCGGCTATCCTGTGTTGTTGGGTGAAAGAATGGTTAATCAATACGTCAAATCAACGACTGCACCCATTTGTTACTTTGACAGTGATCAACACCAACCGACGAATAAAAAGATTCTGGAGAATGGCGGAATTGTCTTCAACCTTAACGCTGAAGGCCTATCTCTCATTGGCAGTCCAGACCAATTGATCGATAATTACACAAAAGTTGCCCCCTATACGACAAAGCTGTGCATGTGGGGAGAAGAACAGACACAACTCATTTCTTCCCACCTACCAGAGGATCAGCAAAGTAAGGTCATACCGACCGGATATCCTTCATTTGACTTGCTAAAAAAAGAATTCGTCCCCCTCTACAAAGACAAATCCATCACCGATGAATACGGTGAAAATTTCATTCTGATCAATACTAATTTTTATTTCTACAATCACAAAATGGGATTTAAAAATTATATCAAAATGTTAAGCAGTATGGATGAATGGAAATGCTATGGAGAGGAAGGTCTGCAAGACTATCTTGAAAATATAAATACTTACCAAAAAGACCTTCTCAATGAATTCAATAGCATGGTCAAACATATTGCAGAAGCACTCCCAGATCACACAATAATCATTCGCCCCCATCCTGTAGAAAACGCTACTGTTTACGAACAAGAATTTAGTACACTCAAAAATATCTTTGTCACAAACAAGGGGGGAGTCAGAAATTGGATTGCTTCTGCAAAAGCAGTCATTCACCATGATTGTACAACTGGAATAGAGGCCATGCTTCTTAGTATCCCAGTCATCCAATTTCGACCAATTTTTGATGAAAGCATAACGTCGCAGCTTTCAGGCAAAATTGGACACCAAACAGTGACCGCAGAAGAAGTTCTAAAGACTTTGAATAACTGTGATTCAATAACAGAAAGCACCAGACAAACACAAACGATTAGCCCATATCTCCATACGATTCAAAATGATTCTGCTTCGATTCTTGCGGACCTCGTTCAAACCAATTGTCCACATGACCACACCTGGCTTCCAGAACCATTGGGACTGTGGGGAGATATAAAATGCTGGCGAAAGCATTTAAGCAAACTCATCCGCGCTCACCAACCTGGTCGCAATGGTCAAAAGGTTCGCTATGCTCTGGATAAATTCCCACGGCTTACACGCAGCATGGTTTTAAATAGAATGGCTGAAATTCAGAACATCAGACCGAATCTTCCTCAGGTGGATGTAACTGAATTATGTCTCAATACATTCCTGATCCAACCAGCATAG
- a CDS encoding SDR family oxidoreductase, with protein sequence MKSIKQLMDLTGRTALITGGAGYIGTAFCEALAEAGANIAVLDIATDRVQESASKLAATYSVKTLGLTVNLSDEAAVVAAPKKVKDELGSLDIVVNCAAFVGTSGLTGWVTPFEEQSVATWRAALETNLTACFALIQAATPFLRESGHGSVINIGSTYGVVGPDMSLYEGTAMGNPAAYAASKGGLTQLTRWLATTLAPDIRVNCISPGGIARGQDEKFVNRYKERTPMKRMGTEEDMKGALLYLASDLSAYVTGQNLLVDGGWTAW encoded by the coding sequence ATGAAAAGCATAAAACAACTTATGGACCTGACTGGTCGCACTGCCCTGATTACTGGCGGTGCCGGATATATTGGAACAGCCTTTTGCGAAGCATTGGCTGAAGCAGGCGCGAACATCGCAGTACTCGACATTGCCACTGATCGCGTACAGGAATCGGCGTCGAAACTGGCTGCCACTTACTCAGTCAAAACCTTAGGCCTAACAGTCAATCTTTCCGACGAGGCCGCGGTTGTTGCTGCCCCCAAAAAGGTCAAAGACGAACTGGGTTCACTCGACATCGTCGTCAACTGCGCCGCATTTGTTGGCACTTCAGGCCTAACCGGTTGGGTCACGCCTTTTGAAGAACAAAGTGTAGCCACCTGGCGCGCTGCCTTGGAAACCAACCTGACGGCCTGCTTCGCCCTCATTCAGGCTGCAACTCCATTCCTCCGTGAATCCGGCCATGGTTCAGTCATCAATATTGGTTCAACCTATGGCGTGGTTGGTCCGGACATGTCTCTCTACGAAGGCACGGCCATGGGCAACCCTGCAGCCTACGCCGCCTCCAAGGGAGGTCTGACTCAACTCACTCGCTGGCTCGCCACGACACTAGCCCCGGATATCCGCGTCAACTGTATCAGTCCCGGTGGAATTGCCCGAGGCCAGGATGAAAAATTCGTCAACCGATACAAGGAACGCACCCCTATGAAACGCATGGGCACTGAAGAAGACATGAAGGGTGCACTTCTGTACCTTGCTAGCGACTTATCGGCCTATGTTACAGGGCAAAATCTGCTTGTTGACGGCGGTTGGACTGCTTGGTAA